GTCGCCAGCGGGACCCAAAACGCAACCAAGAGAATATTGAGCCATCGTGAAGTCGCTCGGCGGTAGAGCGACCTCCCACAGAAAGCCCGTAAACCTCAAAATGTCTCTACACACAATGGATAAGCGGGGAGTCCCCCAAAAGAACGGGCGTCATGATACCCAACAAAGCGGCCTCTGTCAAATTCGGCAACAGGGTGGCACGGCTTGAAGGCGAACATCCTTAAAGAAGGGACTGTCCCAGGCCTTGCATGCCGTTTTTCATGGCTGCAGCCGTATTTCACAAGGGACCACCTTGAAATGTTCAGGTTAGACAGCACATCACGGCATCGGGTCAGTACGCCCAAGAACCCGTTCACGCCGAAGCATGGGCCGCAACGGATTATCGACCGGGACTAGCCGCAATGCATGAACTTCTTGACCAGATCGGAAATGGCCTTGACGTTACCAGGCAGATTTTCGCTTAAATCGGCGTCGTTGTGCGCTTTCAAGTCGGCGATGGTCTGGTCGATAAAGCCTTTTGGAAAAACGCCCGATTGTTCGTACAGAGATCGGGCCTTCTCCAGTTCCAAGGCGGCCTCGTAGCATGAGGTGGGCAGGTTATCGAGATCGGTACGACTGCCGACATCCGCCGTGTTGGCGAAGAGACGATCGGCCTTCTCCAGGGCATTCGGATCTTCCAAGCCGTACAGCACGGCCAGAGTCATACCAGCCAGAAGGGTGTGAACGTTGGCACTACCGTCAGGGCTGCGCAGTTCCACGGTCTGGCTGTTCTGAACCCGATCGGCGTGCCGGGGTTCCTGGGGGTTGGCGTCGTAGATCATGTTGGTTGCCCCGCACCAGCCCAGCGGTACCCGCACAAGAACGGAGCGGTTGCACTCCCCCCAACAGATACGTGTCGGCGCTTCCTGACGGGGAACGAGGCGCAGAAACGAGGTGGGAACGGTATTTCCAAACGCGGTCAGGGAGGGCGCGAAAGTCAAAAGACCCGAAATCAATTTCCTTGCGGCAGGGGTCAAGCCCTGGTCAGCGGCCATGACATTGAACCCGTTCTCCATCAGTCGGACGTGGATATGTAAACCATTGCCAGCGTGGCCAACGATGATCTTTGGGGCGTAGCTGACCTCATATCCGAATTTGCAGGCCACGTCGCGCACCGCCCATTTGGCCAGAACCATCTGGTCTGCAGCGTCCTCGGCCTCCGCCGGCAGAAATTCAATCTCGTGCTGCACCATTTCCACACCACCGTGGATAATGTTGCCGACTTCGGCGTGGCCGTACTTGACGGGACATCCCATTTCGCTGACGACCCTCATCGCTTCCCGGCGGACGGCATCCCGCTTGGAGAATGGACGGGACTCATGGTAGCCTCGCTGTTGGACAATGGGGTAGATGCTGTCGATTTCGCTGAAGAGGTAATACTCCAATTCCCCAAACATCTCCAGGGTGCAACCGGTTTTTTTATTTAGCAGACGGTGAGCCTTTTTGACCAGGTTTTCCGGAGAGCTTTCCAGGGGATTCCCGTCGGCGGTATAGTAAGAACAGAGCAGGTCGAGGGTTGGAATCTCGGAAAAGGGTTCAACAAAGGCCGTCCTGTATCGGGGAATAACATAAAGGTCGCTGGATGCGGCAGAGATGAAGGAAAAAAGGCTTGAGCCGTCAACCCGCTCACCGGCACTGAGTAGCCGATCTAGATGGTGGCGGCTGTTGATGACGAAGTTCAGGGTCTTGAGCCGGCCATCGCCACCCACGTAACGGAAATTAAGCATACGGATGCCATTGTTTTCGATAAACCGCATAATGTCGGCTTTGGTAAATTCGTTGGACGGTTTTTTCAGGTACCGTACCAAGGGGTTGGGGTTCAGGTCGATCTTGTCTTTCATAGGTTCTCCATGTGAAATGCTTAAAAAATCTATAACGTCGATTCACCAAAGGGAAAAATGCAATCGTTTTTCGGAACGACGGGTTTGCCGGGGCCGTCTCCGACGGGGACCATCACCCCCAACAATCTTCCTCACATGTACGGTATGAAATCCAGGAGAATTCCCGGGGCGGCAAAGGGGATTCGGGGTGCCGGGCTGCATATTCCTTTTGAGCCTTCATGATGGCCTCCTTTTCATCCCGCGCACTGACAACCAGAAAAAACAACAGCCTCCTGTCTCCTGTTCCGGACA
The Deltaproteobacteria bacterium DNA segment above includes these coding regions:
- a CDS encoding glutamine synthetase, which codes for MKDKIDLNPNPLVRYLKKPSNEFTKADIMRFIENNGIRMLNFRYVGGDGRLKTLNFVINSRHHLDRLLSAGERVDGSSLFSFISAASSDLYVIPRYRTAFVEPFSEIPTLDLLCSYYTADGNPLESSPENLVKKAHRLLNKKTGCTLEMFGELEYYLFSEIDSIYPIVQQRGYHESRPFSKRDAVRREAMRVVSEMGCPVKYGHAEVGNIIHGGVEMVQHEIEFLPAEAEDAADQMVLAKWAVRDVACKFGYEVSYAPKIIVGHAGNGLHIHVRLMENGFNVMAADQGLTPAARKLISGLLTFAPSLTAFGNTVPTSFLRLVPRQEAPTRICWGECNRSVLVRVPLGWCGATNMIYDANPQEPRHADRVQNSQTVELRSPDGSANVHTLLAGMTLAVLYGLEDPNALEKADRLFANTADVGSRTDLDNLPTSCYEAALELEKARSLYEQSGVFPKGFIDQTIADLKAHNDADLSENLPGNVKAISDLVKKFMHCG